A genomic segment from Nitrosopumilus sp. K4 encodes:
- the prf1 gene encoding peptide chain release factor aRF-1, with protein MGKIEIEKQDSVKLYKIRKILDELSQKSGRGTELISVYIPKGKQLHEIIGTLQQEQGTADNIKSDLTRSHVVDSLGKVVQRLKLYKKTPERGLVMFCGALPPEGGGPLGSEVVQVWEIDPPKDLNQYLYRCDDHFHVDILKDMLKDDNLIGFLAIDAKDAGWGLLHGDKIEVLAQTGSGVAGKHRQGGQSAKRFQKLREMELSYYYNRVAETTREYFIDIYPIKGLVISGPGPTKEDFINGNYLEYRLQNMIIATIDSSYSGAEGIREAFAKAGDILSDFRMVEEKKLVEDLFKEINGRTGLGTYGLKEVIELLKNNVVKTLLITDNTNLHRIEGKCKRCQNIQEEIVERPEVIPKKTEFANNPCPGCKSMEVEANEQDIVDYLELLAAQTGTQLEVISGTAEHGVMLSSLGSVGAILRYNPGHTK; from the coding sequence AAGCTTTACAAAATTAGAAAAATTCTTGATGAGTTGTCCCAAAAATCAGGAAGAGGAACCGAGCTTATCAGCGTATACATACCTAAAGGAAAACAATTGCACGAAATCATAGGTACCCTACAGCAAGAACAAGGAACAGCTGATAACATCAAATCAGATCTTACCAGAAGCCACGTGGTAGATTCACTTGGAAAAGTTGTTCAGAGACTAAAACTATACAAAAAAACACCAGAACGTGGACTAGTAATGTTTTGTGGAGCATTGCCACCTGAAGGCGGAGGTCCATTGGGAAGTGAAGTTGTTCAGGTATGGGAAATTGATCCTCCAAAAGACTTGAATCAATATCTGTATAGATGCGATGATCATTTTCATGTCGACATTCTAAAAGACATGTTAAAAGATGACAACCTAATCGGATTCTTGGCAATTGATGCAAAAGATGCAGGATGGGGATTATTACATGGTGATAAGATCGAGGTTCTAGCACAAACAGGTTCAGGTGTTGCTGGAAAACACAGACAAGGAGGACAGTCTGCTAAAAGATTCCAAAAACTAAGAGAGATGGAATTATCATACTACTATAACAGAGTGGCTGAAACTACAAGAGAATACTTTATCGATATTTATCCAATCAAAGGATTAGTAATTTCTGGACCAGGTCCAACAAAAGAAGATTTCATTAATGGTAATTATCTAGAATACCGTCTTCAAAATATGATCATTGCAACAATTGATTCATCGTATTCAGGAGCAGAAGGAATCAGAGAGGCATTTGCAAAAGCAGGGGACATTCTGTCAGATTTTAGGATGGTTGAAGAAAAGAAACTTGTTGAAGATTTATTCAAAGAAATCAATGGTCGTACCGGATTAGGCACATATGGATTAAAAGAGGTGATTGAACTTCTCAAAAATAATGTCGTCAAAACCTTACTGATAACAGACAATACAAACTTGCATAGAATAGAGGGAAAATGTAAGAGATGTCAAAACATTCAAGAAGAAATTGTAGAAAGGCCTGAAGTCATTCCAAAAAAGACAGAGTTTGCAAACAATCCGTGCCCGGGTTGTAAGTCAATGGAAGTAGAAGCAAACGAACAAGACATAGTGGATTATCTGGAATTGCTTGCAGCACAAACTGGAACCCAACTTGAAGTAATTTCAGGAACAGCAGAACATGGAGTTATGTTATCCAGTCTAGGAAGCGTTGGTGCAATTTTAAGATACAATCCAGGCCACACTAAATAA
- a CDS encoding HIT family protein codes for MACIFCEILSGKRNGHIIYEDEKHIAILDKYPIDIGHSLVIPKEHHERITDMDSDSVGDMFSLVPKIANAVISVTGADAFSLGQNNGRAAKQIIPHVHVHIIPRYNHKGTIWTKRAISDDAELSELAKKIKDII; via the coding sequence ATGGCTTGTATATTTTGTGAAATTTTATCTGGAAAACGAAATGGGCATATTATTTATGAGGATGAAAAACATATTGCAATTTTGGACAAGTACCCAATAGACATCGGGCATAGTTTAGTCATTCCAAAAGAACATCATGAAAGAATCACTGACATGGATTCCGATTCTGTAGGGGATATGTTTTCACTTGTACCAAAAATTGCAAATGCCGTTATTTCTGTGACAGGTGCAGATGCATTTAGTTTAGGACAAAATAATGGTAGAGCTGCAAAACAAATAATCCCACATGTACATGTGCATATTATTCCTAGATATAATCACAAGGGAACAATTTGGACAAAACGTGCAATATCTGATGATGCTGAATTATCTGAACTTGCTAAAAAAATCAAAGATATTATTTAG
- a CDS encoding protein-disulfide isomerase gives MGRKERREREQKRDNFASKRSAEKRKQTLIAAGVLGVIAVIVGYSAFLFANMSDTAVPGGPENAGALGSEHSHAAILVKIFGDKFDFSAPAYQIKSSWIHFEGRDGTTVHKHATGVTLGYLFETLGLGLDDQCFIFQDGREFCTNEDYSLKFYVNGEQLPDIRPLEIQEGDRILISYGAETPEEIEGQLLELENQEIIK, from the coding sequence ATGGGACGAAAAGAAAGAAGAGAACGTGAACAAAAAAGAGATAATTTTGCCTCTAAGCGTTCTGCAGAAAAACGAAAGCAGACACTCATTGCAGCGGGTGTTTTAGGCGTAATTGCAGTAATCGTAGGGTATTCTGCATTTTTGTTTGCAAATATGAGTGACACAGCAGTTCCAGGAGGGCCTGAAAACGCAGGAGCATTAGGCAGTGAACATTCACATGCTGCAATTTTGGTTAAGATATTTGGAGATAAATTTGACTTTTCAGCACCAGCATATCAAATCAAATCAAGCTGGATTCATTTTGAAGGAAGAGACGGTACTACTGTTCACAAACATGCAACAGGAGTAACACTAGGATATCTGTTTGAGACATTAGGATTAGGACTTGATGATCAATGCTTTATCTTCCAAGATGGGAGAGAGTTTTGCACTAATGAGGACTATTCGCTAAAGTTCTATGTTAACGGAGAGCAATTGCCAGACATTAGGCCATTGGAGATTCAAGAAGGAGACAGAATATTGATTTCATATGGTGCAGAAACTCCCGAAGAGATTGAAGGTCAATTATTAGAATTAGAAAACCAAGAAATCATCAAATAG
- the ilvD gene encoding dihydroxy-acid dehydratase, protein MEISSRNVVEGTSRAPHRAMYKAMGLTDNDLGKPFIGVCHTGNEATPCNIHLPRLALRAKEGVIDGGATPREFSTIAVSDGIAMGHEGMKSSLISREVIADSIELMVRAHQYDALVGIAGCDKSLPGTMMAMARLNLPSVFVYGGTIMPGMLDGKELTVVDVYEAVGAYDAGQLSLEALKNIENTACPNAGSCGGMFTANTMASISEAIGLALPGSASPPAEDDRREKMVYDTGVACVKLLEQNIKPSDILTFEAFENAITMLNAVGGSTNGILHLLALSNEVGIKLTYDDFERVRKKTPHLADMKPGGSYVMNSLDKIGGIPFVLKKLSDKGLIHDNCMTVTGKTIRQNLESMNITEPEQQIVKSVEDPLHSVGTAVVLKGSLAPDGAVIKTAGVEMTKFTGKARVFDREEYAFDAVSKGEIDEGHVVVIRYEGPKGGPGMREMLATTAALVGQGLGKKVAMVTDGRFSGGTRGFMVGHVAPEAYVGGPIALVKDDDEITIDTETNIIDLHVLPEELENRRKQWSPPKPNYTTGALAKFATLVGSAAEGAITKPNL, encoded by the coding sequence ATGGAAATTTCTAGCAGAAATGTTGTTGAAGGAACATCTCGTGCACCCCATAGAGCAATGTACAAGGCTATGGGATTAACAGATAACGATTTAGGCAAACCATTCATCGGTGTTTGTCATACAGGAAATGAGGCGACACCTTGTAACATTCATCTTCCAAGACTAGCCCTAAGAGCAAAAGAAGGAGTAATTGACGGAGGTGCAACACCAAGAGAGTTTTCCACTATTGCAGTTAGTGACGGAATTGCAATGGGTCATGAAGGGATGAAATCATCATTGATCTCTCGTGAAGTTATTGCAGATTCAATTGAATTAATGGTAAGAGCGCATCAATATGATGCACTTGTAGGTATTGCAGGATGTGACAAAAGCTTACCTGGAACCATGATGGCAATGGCACGACTGAATTTGCCGTCGGTTTTTGTTTATGGAGGAACAATCATGCCAGGCATGTTAGATGGAAAAGAGCTTACAGTAGTAGATGTCTATGAGGCAGTAGGGGCATATGATGCAGGACAGTTATCACTAGAGGCTTTGAAAAATATCGAAAACACAGCATGTCCAAATGCTGGTTCCTGTGGAGGAATGTTTACAGCAAATACCATGGCATCAATTTCAGAAGCAATCGGACTTGCATTACCAGGAAGTGCCAGCCCACCTGCTGAAGACGACAGAAGAGAGAAAATGGTTTATGATACAGGAGTAGCATGTGTAAAATTACTAGAGCAAAATATCAAACCAAGTGATATTTTGACATTTGAAGCATTTGAAAACGCAATTACAATGCTAAATGCAGTCGGAGGATCAACAAATGGAATATTGCATTTATTGGCATTATCAAACGAAGTTGGGATAAAACTAACTTATGACGATTTTGAAAGAGTTAGAAAAAAGACACCACATCTTGCAGATATGAAACCTGGAGGTAGTTACGTGATGAATTCTCTTGACAAAATCGGAGGAATTCCATTTGTTCTAAAAAAATTATCAGATAAAGGACTAATTCACGATAATTGTATGACAGTTACTGGAAAAACAATTCGACAGAATCTTGAATCTATGAATATAACAGAACCAGAACAGCAAATTGTAAAATCAGTTGAAGACCCATTGCATTCTGTTGGAACAGCAGTAGTTTTGAAAGGAAGTCTAGCACCAGATGGAGCAGTAATCAAAACAGCAGGAGTAGAAATGACAAAATTTACTGGAAAAGCACGCGTGTTTGACAGAGAAGAATATGCATTTGATGCAGTTTCAAAAGGAGAGATTGACGAAGGACATGTAGTAGTTATCAGATACGAGGGGCCCAAAGGAGGTCCAGGCATGAGAGAAATGCTGGCAACAACTGCAGCTCTTGTAGGTCAAGGATTAGGTAAGAAAGTAGCAATGGTTACAGACGGAAGGTTTTCTGGAGGAACAAGAGGATTTATGGTAGGACACGTTGCACCAGAAGCATATGTAGGTGGACCAATTGCGCTTGTAAAAGACGATGATGAAATTACAATAGATACTGAAACTAACATTATTGATCTTCATGTTTTACCAGAAGAATTAGAAAATAGAAGAAAACAATGGAGTCCTCCAAAACCAAACTATACAACAGGTGCACTTGCAAAATTTGCAACGCTTGTAGGTTCTGCAGCTGAAGGCGCCATCACTAAACCTAATCTATAA